In one Amyelois transitella isolate CPQ chromosome 22, ilAmyTran1.1, whole genome shotgun sequence genomic region, the following are encoded:
- the LOC106134197 gene encoding exocyst complex component 8: MSDVNMEKFAVPDFHPDRYVKELARSCVGGEELQQQKEKIQTLAEETACALKKNVYENYMQFIETATEISHLEAEMYKLSHLLSEQRTVLTTLSHASILGNENALSRESLDNHDVEAERAEEQRKIKLNAITDKVEGCMNLVDAQDRTLLHEGDLLEIDADENTAIQRMHVYLFNDCLMLTSWISNRRGGMRYKFQCSYPISTLAAVNVRDLGNVKQAFKVLAFPDTRVFQCNSLAIKKDWLDKFELAKKMHIEKENSKQKKKEAQERPKLASIDSPSLSVEELPSPQITPLPEWLLDVTEELDVLIVERHFKKTYDLMMSAQKTLNTQEFKNHPQRTDLIKRIEQKQKALIDILLKELDVTHNWSPRGGLRSSRHPVIILNKFNMTSQACELFLAICSHTVKVHVKGVQLEGSINSYVNQVGEVFFCSLSDALTEFTTLFPKNKISAFIVWASLQLRILMSQIIKQVFTPQCALDSVLECVSSLREQCTLFCEFGLDLRFQMDSCLRSPINKALKEYKEKILDSMKTKVSEDKWTPVNMHTKGAVNKFLMQMENLGLILAKFIINETWVDLSSSTIWFAQSVITVQKIGLKLVTKDMMDVLDECIHAIFKSRLMLSVGNDFSYAQKNFKFILDTVMTLMLRCYKEEVGYENEKLTELAKQFGLKVAPPKKSNITKYTSNEYL; the protein is encoded by the coding sequence ATGTCCGACGTCAATATGGAAAAGTTCGCAGTGCCAGACTTCCACCCCGACCGCTATGTAAAGGAGCTAGCGAGATCTTGCGTCGGGGGGGAGGAGCTTCAGCAGCAAAAGGagaaaattcaaactttaGCCGAAGAAACCGCATGTGCTTTGAAAAAGAATGTTTACGAAAATTATATGCAGTTCATCGAGACTGCTACCGAAATATCCCACCTTGAGGCTGAGATGTACAAGTTGTCTCACCTATTGAGTGAACAACGTACGGTGCTTACTACACTATCCCACGCGTCAATTCTCGGTAATGAAAATGCTTTATCCCGCGAATCACTGGACAATCACGACGTAGAAGCTGAAAGAGCAGAGGAGCAGAggaaaattaagttaaatgcAATCACAGACAAGGTTGAAGGGTGTATGAACCTTGTGGACGCCCAAGATAGAACTCTTCTGCACGAGGGCGATTTGCTAGAAATTGATGCTGATGAAAACACTGCCATCCAGAGAATGCATGTATATTTGTTCAATGATTGCCTTATGTTAACCTCTTGGATATCAAATAGAAGGGGCGGTATGCGATACAAGTTTCAGTGCAGTTATCCTATCAGTACCTTAGCAGCAGTCAATGTGAGAGATTTGGGCAATGTCAAGCAAGCTTTTAAAGTGCTTGCCTTTCCAGATACCAGAGTTTTTCAATGCAATAGTCTGGCAATTAAAAAAGATTGGCTAGACAAATTTGAGTTGGCTAAAAAGATGcatattgaaaaagaaaattctaaaCAAAAGAAGAAAGAGGCACAAGAGAGACCCAAGTTGGCATCAATTGATTCTCCTAGTCTGTCGGTAGAGGAACTGCCTTCTCCGCAGATTACTCCTTTGCCTGAATGGTTGTTAGATGTAACTGAAGAATTGGATGTCTTGATTGTTGaaagacattttaaaaaaacatatgatTTGATGATGTCAGCTCAGAAAACATTGAACACCCAGGAGTTTAAAAACCACCCACAAAGAACAGACTTGATAAAGAGAATAGagcaaaaacaaaaagctTTGATAGATATATTGTTGAAAGAACTTGATGTTACCCACAATTGGAGTCCTAGAGGAGGTCTCAGGTCTTCCCGCCACCCTGTTATCATACTCAATAAGTTTAACATGACCAGTCAGGCttgtgaattatttttagcaaTATGTAGTCACACAGTCAAGGTTCACGTGAAGGGAGTCCAATTAGAAGGATCAATAAATAGCTATGTGAACCAAGTAGGAGAAGTCTTCTTTTGTTCACTCAGTGACGCCTTAACAGAGTTCACTACTCTGTTTcctaagaataaaataagtgCTTTCATAGTCTGGGCTAGCTTGCAACTTAGAATTTTAATGAGCCAAATAATAAAGCAAGTATTTACTCCACAATGTGCTTTAGACTCTGTGCTAGAATGTGTCTCCAGTTTACGAGAACAGTGCACCTTATTCTGTGAGTTTGGTCTTGATTTGAGATTTCAGATGGACAGCTGTCTGAGATCACCAATCAACAAGGCTTTGAAGgaatataaagagaaaattctTGATTCAATGAAGACTAAAGTTTCCGAGGATAAATGGACTCCAGTGAACATGCACACGAAGGGAGCAGTAAACAAATTCCTGATGCAAATGGAAAACTTGGGCCTTATATTAgctaagtttataataaatgaaacatGGGTTGACCTTTCTAGTAGTACAATCTGGTTCGCTCAGTCAGTAATCACGGTGCAGAAAATTGGACTGAAACTTGTTACAAAAGACATGATGGACGTATTGGACGAATGTATACATGCTATATTCAAGTCTCGCCTTATGCTCTCTGTAGGTAATGATTTTAGTTATGCCCAGaagaattttaagtttattttggaCACAGTGATGACACTAATGCTTAGGTGTTACAAAGAAGAGGTTGGCTATGAAAATGAGAAACTTACAGAACTAGCAAAGCAGTTCGGCCTCAAGGTGGCACCTCCAAAGAAATCAAACATCACGAAATACACCAGCAATGAGTATTTATGA
- the LOC106134198 gene encoding vacuolar protein sorting-associated protein 33A: MKDPKMSTHLSGGRLNVSLVQETMRKDLLNLLQLCEGPKVTIWDEWLAGPVGLIAQYSLLKEHQVIEMYPLRPGNLPSIPYKHIIFITRPKLELMDLVADYILSLRNKESSSQVEFHLFFVPRKSELCEKHLINRGVLLSLSIQEFKCSVFPFESDVMSLELQNDFRENYLEGDPTCIYNSAQALRSIQQLYGIIPRVYGKGVAAKQVWDLFTRLNKEEQGTGPKGATTSCIDQLLLIDRAVDLASVMTTQMTYEGLIDELYGIKSSTVSFPGHKFVSPDDPTPEVTGREKKRIILNSSEELFAELRDCSFTEVGPLLSKKVHQIKTQLEERHNHNKSVQEIKQFVSRLPQMLAAKSSLATHMAIVEYIKETTDSFEFHDTIQCEEEFLNCIDHEKVSPYIEELIAKKEPLTKVLRLICLQCVTCSGLKPKVLEYYKRELVQVYGMSTWLTLCNLEKCGLLKAQAGARQYIVLRKALHLTMDESEMEGKESYLSSKYTPLTVRLSEHIAKNKGWNGIQEILGLLPGPPLEVLQTLQPRMARRNSISSETSSLENPKVILVFFIGGCTYQEISALRTISQQEDSNVEFVILTTKLLTGTTFIESLMESD, encoded by the exons ATGAAAGATCCAAAAATGAGTACCCACCTCTCTGGAGGGCGACTGAACGTCAGTCTAGTCCAAGAAACCATGAGAAAAGATTTGCTGAATCTCCTACAGCTTTGTGAAGGACCTAAA GTGACAATATGGGACGAATGGCTAGCTGGTCCTGTAGGGCTCATAGCACAGTACTCACTCCTGAAAGAGCACCAAGTCATAGAGATGTACCCTCTGCGACCAGGCAACCTGCCATCAATACCATACAAACATATCATCTTTATCACTCGGCCAAAACTGGAGTTAATGGACTTGGTAGCAGATTATATTCTTTCACTTAG AAACAAAGAAAGTTCTTCCCAAGTAGAGTTCCACCTGTTCTTCGTGCCCCGCAAGAGTGAGCTGTGTGAGAAACACCTCATCAACCGCGGGGTGCTCCTCAGCCTCTCCATACAAGAGTTCAAGTGTAGTGTCTTCCCATTTGAAAGTGATGTTATGTCATTGGAACTCCAGAATGATTTCAG GGAAAACTACTTGGAAGGTGACCCGACATGTATTTACAATTCCGCGCAGGCGCTACGATCTATACAACAACTGTATGGCATCATACCCAGGGTGTATGGAAAAGGAGTAGCTGCCAAACag GTTTGGGATCTATTCACGCGGCTAAACAAAGAGGAGCAAGGCACAGGTCCCAAGGGGGCAACGACCTCTTGCATCGATCAGCTGTTGTTGATTGACCGGGCGGTGGATCTGGCCAGTGTTATGACTACACAGATGACGTATGAAGGTCTTATTG ATGAACTTTATGGTATAAAGAGTTCGACGGTGTCGTTCCCCGGACACAAATTCGTGAGTCCCGACGACCCGACGCCTGAGGTGACGGGACGGGAGAAGAAACGCATCATACTCAACTCTAGTGAGGAACTGTTTGCTGAGCTAAGGGATTGTAGCTTTACTGAG GTGGGACCGCTCCTCTCGAAAAAAGTGCACCAAATAAAGACGCAACTGGAAGAGCGGCACAATCACAACAAATCAGTACAAGAGATTAAACAGTTCGTGTCGCGCTTGCCACAAATGTTGGCCGCCAAGTCCTCGCTCGCCACACACATGGCCATTGTGGAGTATATAAAAGAG aCAACCGACAGTTTCGAGTTCCACGACACGATACAGTGCGAAGAGGAATTCCTGAATTGCATCGATCATGAGAAGGTTTCTCCATACATTGAAGAACTCATCGCTAAGAAGGAACCACTCACGaag GTCCTCCGACTGATCTGCTTACAATGCGTGACCTGTTCCGGTCTAAAACCCAAAGTGCTGGAGTACTACAAGCGGGAATTGGTGCAAGTGTACGGCATGAGCACATGGCTCACACTCTGCAACTTGGAGAAGTGTGGACTGCTGAAGGCACAGGCTGGAGCTAGGCAATACATTGTTCTGAGAAAG GCGTTACACTTGACGATGGACGAATCGGAAATGGAGGGCAAGGAGAGTTACCTCTCGTCCAAGTACACTCCTCTCACCGTGCGACTGAGCGAACACATCGCCAAGAACAAGGGCTGGAATg GTATTCAAGAGATATTAGGTCTACTACCAGGTCCGCCTTTAGAAGTACTTCAGACTCTTCAACCTCGAATGGCGAGACGGAACTCCATTTCAAGCGAAACCTCCTCACTAGAGAACCCTAAAGTCATCCTAGTGTTCTTCATCGGTGGATGTACGTACCAGGAGATATCAGCCCTAAGAACAATCAGTCAACAAGAGGATTCTAATGTAGAGTTCGTAATATTAACTACGAAATTACTGACTGGAACCACATTTATTGAGTCGCTCATGGAATCTGATTAA
- the LOC106134189 gene encoding neurogenic locus notch homolog protein 1 isoform X1 produces MFRSVCSLGTMIPIVCMAKSYPLYCKDNKYKYYMGESRLFLETVVLLACLHLGVAERYYNYYPRSYYGRNLYEHGRSISDNLVSCGPHTCGVGAHCIHGSVRPVCACLAGYSGDPLSQCVKIECVDNSECRSHQVCVNQHCVNPCEGTCGINANCDVRNHIPVCTCPAGYTGNPFSSCRIADPEEACHPSPCGANTKCHVANNQAICTCLPGYRGSPLTGCRHECESDGECSASQSCRDFKCVSPCSDCGVNADCETVAAHRAICKCPRGYFGDAYRICTPECTSDGECPSYKPACVYNACIDPCINACGVNADCNLRGLTPVCSCPRNMTGDPFTYCRPFEARDLCEPNPCGANAKCTPGHDRTGAERPVCTCPSGYIGNALVACEKGECELDSQCGDHLACVGYQCVDPCLGNTQCGSGAVCMARRHLAVCTCPSGHNGDALVNCYESRSVAATGRSYYRYKRNGEHDSKTEASEAPKGKTDESSEAPKEDTSKSEPEAVAPAVTANEAEKE; encoded by the exons ATGTTTCGTTCCGTATGTAGTTTGGGTACAATGATTCCCATTGTGTGTATGGCTAAATCATACCCCCTTTATTGCAAAGACAATAAGTACAAATACTAC atGGGCGAGAGCCGGTTATTTTTGGAGACAGTGGTGCTTCTCGCCTGCTTGCACCTTGGTGTTG cTGAGCGTTACTACAACTACTATCCAAGAAGCTACTATGGCAGAAATCTTTATGAACACGGGCGCTCCATTTCCGATAACTTGGTGTCATGTGGACCCCATACGTGCGGTGTAGGGGCCCATTGTATCCACGGTAGCGTAAGGCCGGTCTGCGCTTGCTTGGCAGGATACTCTGGTGATCCCCTGTCGCAGTGTGTGAAGATCGAATGTGTTG ATAATAGCGAGTGCCGCAGTCACCAAGTATGTGTAAATCAACACTGTGTCAATCCTTGTGAAGGAACCTGTGGAATCAATGCCAATTGTGAT GTACGTAATCATATCCCAGTATGTACGTGCCCCGCTGGATACACGGGTAATCCCTTCTCATCATGCAGAATCGCTGATCCtg aGGAGGCCTGCCATCCATCTCCCTGTGGCGCCAACACCAAATGCCACGTGGCCAACAATCAAGCCATCTGCACATGTCTACCTGGATATAGA GGTAGTCCGCTGACTGGCTGCCGTCATGAATGCGAATCCGATGGGGAATGTAGCGCGTCTCAATCCTGCCGGGACTTCAAATGTGTCAGCCCTTGCAGCGATTGCGGTGTTAATGCTGATTGCGAAACAGTTGCTGCTCACCGCGCTATATGCAAATGTCCTAGG GGTTACTTCGGTGACGCTTACCGCATCTGCACTCCAGAATGTACCTCTGACGGAGAATGTCCGAGCTACAAACCAGCCTGCGTCTACAATGCCTGCATAGACCCTTGTATCAACGCTTGTGGAGTTAACGCCGACTGTAACCTTAGAGGATTGACTCCTGTCTGCTCTTGCCCGAGGAACATGACTGGAGATCCATTTACATACTGCAGACCATTCGAAGCtc gTGACTTATGCGAACCAAATCCTTGCGGAGCCAACGCCAAATGTACTCCTGGTCATGACCGCACTGGTGCTGAGAGGCCTGTCTGCACATGTCCAAGTGGTTACATCGGAAATGCTCTAGTCGCTTGTGAAAAG GGTGAATGTGAACTGGACTCCCAATGCGGTGATCACTTGGCGTGCGTCGGCTACCAGTGCGTGGATCCTTGCCTCGGCAATACGCAGTGCGGCTCTGGGGCTGTTTGTATGGCACGCCGGCATCTTGCTGTTTGCACGTGTCCATCAG GGCACAACGGTGATGCTTTGGTAAATTGCTACGAATCCCGATCCGTGGCCGCAACAGGCCGATCCTATTACCGTTACAAGAGAAACGGCGAACATGACTCTAAAACCGAAGCTAGTGAAGCGCCCAAAGGAAAAACTGATGAAAGTAGTGAAGCGCCTAAAGAAGACACCTCAAAATCTGAACCAGAAGCCGTCGCCCCAGCCGTCACTGCTAATGAAGCCGAGAAAGAATAA
- the LOC106134189 gene encoding neurogenic locus notch homolog protein 1 isoform X2 — translation MGESRLFLETVVLLACLHLGVAERYYNYYPRSYYGRNLYEHGRSISDNLVSCGPHTCGVGAHCIHGSVRPVCACLAGYSGDPLSQCVKIECVDNSECRSHQVCVNQHCVNPCEGTCGINANCDVRNHIPVCTCPAGYTGNPFSSCRIADPEEACHPSPCGANTKCHVANNQAICTCLPGYRGSPLTGCRHECESDGECSASQSCRDFKCVSPCSDCGVNADCETVAAHRAICKCPRGYFGDAYRICTPECTSDGECPSYKPACVYNACIDPCINACGVNADCNLRGLTPVCSCPRNMTGDPFTYCRPFEARDLCEPNPCGANAKCTPGHDRTGAERPVCTCPSGYIGNALVACEKGECELDSQCGDHLACVGYQCVDPCLGNTQCGSGAVCMARRHLAVCTCPSGHNGDALVNCYESRSVAATGRSYYRYKRNGEHDSKTEASEAPKGKTDESSEAPKEDTSKSEPEAVAPAVTANEAEKE, via the exons atGGGCGAGAGCCGGTTATTTTTGGAGACAGTGGTGCTTCTCGCCTGCTTGCACCTTGGTGTTG cTGAGCGTTACTACAACTACTATCCAAGAAGCTACTATGGCAGAAATCTTTATGAACACGGGCGCTCCATTTCCGATAACTTGGTGTCATGTGGACCCCATACGTGCGGTGTAGGGGCCCATTGTATCCACGGTAGCGTAAGGCCGGTCTGCGCTTGCTTGGCAGGATACTCTGGTGATCCCCTGTCGCAGTGTGTGAAGATCGAATGTGTTG ATAATAGCGAGTGCCGCAGTCACCAAGTATGTGTAAATCAACACTGTGTCAATCCTTGTGAAGGAACCTGTGGAATCAATGCCAATTGTGAT GTACGTAATCATATCCCAGTATGTACGTGCCCCGCTGGATACACGGGTAATCCCTTCTCATCATGCAGAATCGCTGATCCtg aGGAGGCCTGCCATCCATCTCCCTGTGGCGCCAACACCAAATGCCACGTGGCCAACAATCAAGCCATCTGCACATGTCTACCTGGATATAGA GGTAGTCCGCTGACTGGCTGCCGTCATGAATGCGAATCCGATGGGGAATGTAGCGCGTCTCAATCCTGCCGGGACTTCAAATGTGTCAGCCCTTGCAGCGATTGCGGTGTTAATGCTGATTGCGAAACAGTTGCTGCTCACCGCGCTATATGCAAATGTCCTAGG GGTTACTTCGGTGACGCTTACCGCATCTGCACTCCAGAATGTACCTCTGACGGAGAATGTCCGAGCTACAAACCAGCCTGCGTCTACAATGCCTGCATAGACCCTTGTATCAACGCTTGTGGAGTTAACGCCGACTGTAACCTTAGAGGATTGACTCCTGTCTGCTCTTGCCCGAGGAACATGACTGGAGATCCATTTACATACTGCAGACCATTCGAAGCtc gTGACTTATGCGAACCAAATCCTTGCGGAGCCAACGCCAAATGTACTCCTGGTCATGACCGCACTGGTGCTGAGAGGCCTGTCTGCACATGTCCAAGTGGTTACATCGGAAATGCTCTAGTCGCTTGTGAAAAG GGTGAATGTGAACTGGACTCCCAATGCGGTGATCACTTGGCGTGCGTCGGCTACCAGTGCGTGGATCCTTGCCTCGGCAATACGCAGTGCGGCTCTGGGGCTGTTTGTATGGCACGCCGGCATCTTGCTGTTTGCACGTGTCCATCAG GGCACAACGGTGATGCTTTGGTAAATTGCTACGAATCCCGATCCGTGGCCGCAACAGGCCGATCCTATTACCGTTACAAGAGAAACGGCGAACATGACTCTAAAACCGAAGCTAGTGAAGCGCCCAAAGGAAAAACTGATGAAAGTAGTGAAGCGCCTAAAGAAGACACCTCAAAATCTGAACCAGAAGCCGTCGCCCCAGCCGTCACTGCTAATGAAGCCGAGAAAGAATAA